In a single window of the Micromonospora inositola genome:
- a CDS encoding pyridoxamine 5'-phosphate oxidase family protein, producing MGAPLTGGPGSDGAGFRDTGDRPRVVRAAVGGTDRTRVRRLPDLAVPDRETLSAVLDAGRVGHLAIVDGDQPYALPVAYARDGDRVLVHGSTGSRLFRHLAAGAPACLTVTLLDGLVLARSAFESSMNYRCVMALGRLVALGGEEKLAALERLAEHLLPGRWAMIRPPSAKELAATLVLALPLDECSVKVSAGPPDDPDDDLDRPVWAGVVPVVEAYGTPQPDPRLRHDLPPPEW from the coding sequence ATGGGCGCGCCTCTGACCGGCGGGCCAGGCTCGGACGGGGCCGGCTTCCGGGACACCGGGGACCGGCCCCGCGTCGTCCGCGCGGCCGTCGGCGGGACCGACCGGACCCGGGTACGCCGGCTGCCCGACCTGGCCGTGCCCGACCGGGAGACGTTGTCCGCCGTTCTCGACGCCGGCCGGGTCGGGCACCTGGCCATCGTCGACGGCGACCAGCCGTACGCGCTGCCGGTGGCGTACGCCCGCGACGGCGACCGGGTGCTGGTGCACGGCTCCACCGGCAGTCGGCTCTTCCGGCACCTGGCCGCCGGCGCCCCGGCCTGCCTGACCGTCACCCTGCTCGACGGCCTGGTGCTGGCCCGGAGCGCCTTCGAGTCCTCGATGAACTACCGCTGCGTTATGGCGCTCGGCCGGCTCGTCGCGCTCGGCGGCGAGGAGAAGCTGGCCGCGCTGGAACGCCTGGCCGAACACCTGCTGCCCGGCCGGTGGGCGATGATCCGGCCACCCTCGGCGAAGGAACTGGCCGCCACGCTGGTGCTCGCGCTGCCACTGGACGAGTGCTCGGTGAAGGTCAGCGCCGGGCCGCCCGACGACCCCGATGACGACCTCGACCGCCCGGTCTGGGCCGGCGTGGTGCCGGTCGTCGAGGCGTACGGCACTCCGCAGCCCGATCCGCGGCTGCGCCACGACCTGCCCCCACCGGAGTGGTGA
- a CDS encoding NAD(P)/FAD-dependent oxidoreductase translates to MRYQELSYWLSSVDEPLTPRPAVPGDTDADVVIVGAGYTGLWTAYYLAEADPTLRITVLEKEIAGYGASGRNGGWCSALFPTSLPALARRHGRDRALAMQRAMQETVREVGRVVAAEGIDCDWRPGGTVVLARSAAQLGRARAAVEEAREYGLSEEDLVLLDAAEATARCAADGVRGGTYTPHCAAVHPARLVRGLARAVERRGVTIFERTPVTAVRAGAAVTPAGVVRAPVVVRATEGFTPALPGQRRTVAPVYSLMVATEPLPEETWARIGLAERETFSDYRHVIIYGQRTADGRLAFGGRGAPYHFGSRTAPGFDREPRVFAALRRVLGELFPALGPEVPVTHTWGGPLGVARDWAASVGLDRNGLAWAGGYVGDGVGTSNLAGRTLADLIRGAESELTTLPWVNHRSPRWEPEPLRWLAVNAGLRLMFSADEAELRTNRPSRRAAAFSRLLGH, encoded by the coding sequence ATGCGCTACCAGGAGCTGTCGTACTGGTTGTCCAGCGTGGACGAGCCGCTGACCCCGCGCCCCGCAGTGCCCGGGGACACCGACGCGGACGTGGTGATCGTCGGCGCCGGCTACACCGGGCTCTGGACGGCGTACTACCTGGCGGAGGCCGACCCGACGCTGCGGATCACCGTCCTGGAGAAGGAGATCGCCGGGTACGGCGCCTCCGGACGCAATGGCGGCTGGTGCTCGGCGCTCTTCCCGACGTCGCTGCCCGCGCTGGCCCGCCGGCACGGCCGGGACCGGGCGCTCGCCATGCAGCGGGCCATGCAGGAGACCGTCCGCGAGGTCGGCCGGGTGGTCGCCGCCGAGGGCATCGACTGCGACTGGCGGCCCGGTGGGACGGTGGTGCTGGCCCGCTCCGCGGCCCAGCTCGGCCGGGCCCGGGCCGCGGTCGAGGAGGCCCGAGAGTACGGCCTGTCCGAGGAGGACCTGGTGCTCCTCGACGCCGCCGAGGCCACCGCCCGCTGCGCCGCCGACGGGGTGCGCGGTGGGACGTACACCCCGCACTGCGCCGCCGTGCATCCGGCCCGGCTGGTCCGCGGGCTGGCCCGGGCGGTCGAACGCCGCGGGGTGACCATCTTCGAGCGGACGCCGGTGACGGCGGTCCGGGCCGGCGCGGCGGTGACGCCCGCCGGGGTGGTCCGGGCGCCGGTGGTGGTCCGGGCGACCGAGGGCTTCACCCCCGCCCTGCCGGGGCAGCGCCGGACCGTCGCGCCGGTCTACTCGCTGATGGTGGCCACCGAGCCACTGCCGGAGGAGACCTGGGCCCGGATCGGGCTGGCCGAGCGGGAGACGTTCTCCGACTACCGGCACGTCATCATCTACGGCCAGCGCACCGCCGACGGTCGACTGGCCTTCGGCGGGCGGGGCGCCCCCTACCACTTCGGCTCCCGCACCGCCCCCGGCTTCGACCGGGAGCCGCGGGTCTTCGCCGCGCTGCGCCGGGTGCTCGGCGAGCTCTTCCCGGCGCTCGGCCCGGAGGTCCCGGTGACCCACACCTGGGGCGGGCCGCTCGGCGTGGCCCGGGACTGGGCCGCCTCCGTGGGGCTGGACCGCAACGGTCTCGCCTGGGCCGGCGGGTACGTCGGCGACGGCGTGGGCACCAGCAACCTCGCCGGCCGTACCCTCGCCGACCTGATCCGGGGCGCGGAGAGCGAGCTGACCACCCTCCCCTGGGTCAACCACCGCTCCCCACGGTGGGAGCCGGAGCCGCTGCGCTGGCTGGCGGTCAACGCCGGCCTCAGGCTGATGTTCTCCGCCGACGAGGCCGAACTCCGCACCAACCGCCCGTCCCGCCGCGCCGCCGCCTTCTCCCGCCTCCTCGGCCACTGA
- a CDS encoding DUF3499 domain-containing protein, protein MRSPRRCSRNGCPRQAVATLTYVYNDSTAVVGPLAAFAEPHTYDLCEPHARNLTAPRGWDVVRHEGEFEPPPPTTDDLVALAEAVREAARPAPPRPPEDDRDLHQNPPTGRRGHLRVIPPTH, encoded by the coding sequence GTGAGGTCACCACGGCGCTGCTCCCGTAACGGCTGCCCCCGGCAAGCGGTCGCCACCTTGACCTATGTCTACAACGACTCGACGGCCGTGGTGGGCCCGCTTGCGGCCTTCGCCGAGCCGCACACGTACGACCTCTGCGAGCCGCACGCCCGCAACCTGACCGCCCCGCGCGGCTGGGACGTGGTCCGGCACGAGGGCGAGTTCGAGCCGCCGCCGCCCACCACCGACGACCTGGTCGCCCTGGCCGAGGCCGTCCGCGAGGCCGCCCGCCCGGCGCCTCCCCGTCCCCCCGAGGACGACCGCGACCTCCACCAGAACCCGCCGACCGGCCGCCGCGGTCACCTCCGCGTCATCCCCCCCACCCACTGA
- a CDS encoding metallopeptidase family protein has product MTSPEHRRPGSGRRTHRDRHGRGLRGRLVPATVPLARTKAEVFDDLVLDTVETLERRFAKELAGVEFAVEDVPPDLNVYDSDVLEDGEVPLARLLPGRPGRQEVPPRIVLYRRPLEFRAMDREDLADLVHDVIIEQVANLLGVDPDELA; this is encoded by the coding sequence ATGACGAGCCCGGAACACCGCCGCCCCGGCTCCGGCCGGCGCACCCACCGCGACCGCCACGGTCGAGGGCTGCGCGGGCGGCTGGTGCCGGCCACCGTGCCGCTGGCCCGGACCAAGGCGGAGGTCTTCGACGACCTGGTGCTCGACACGGTGGAGACCCTGGAACGCCGCTTCGCCAAGGAGCTGGCTGGCGTCGAGTTCGCGGTCGAGGACGTCCCACCGGACCTGAACGTCTACGACTCCGACGTGCTGGAGGACGGCGAGGTGCCGCTCGCCCGGCTGCTGCCGGGCCGGCCGGGCCGGCAGGAGGTGCCGCCGCGGATCGTGCTGTACCGGCGGCCGCTGGAGTTCCGGGCGATGGACCGCGAGGACCTCGCCGACCTGGTGCACGACGTGATCATCGAGCAGGTGGCGAACCTGCTCGGGGTCGATCCCGACGAGCTGGCCTGA
- a CDS encoding WhiB family transcriptional regulator: protein MDGQLEVADLLGNAPEWQERALCSQTDPEAFFPEKGGSTREAKRICSRCEVKTECLEYALGHDERFGIWGGLSERERRKLKRRVAA, encoded by the coding sequence ATGGACGGCCAGCTCGAGGTGGCCGACCTGCTCGGAAACGCGCCGGAGTGGCAGGAGCGGGCGCTGTGCTCGCAGACCGACCCGGAGGCGTTCTTTCCCGAGAAGGGCGGCTCGACCCGCGAGGCGAAGCGCATCTGCTCGCGGTGCGAAGTCAAGACGGAGTGCCTCGAATACGCTCTCGGCCACGACGAGCGGTTCGGGATCTGGGGTGGGCTCTCCGAGCGGGAGCGGCGCAAGCTCAAGCGGCGGGTCGCCGCCTGA
- a CDS encoding phospholipase: MHEHHHSYGPTGSGSVVLNLGGSSGALIIYTGRDLHGREIEISRGDEERRTHSAVRERHVRDGVFHSAVYPDLEAGLYTVWWDDRTSAGAVSVTGGAIAEFVWPSSSPLGTG; this comes from the coding sequence GTGCACGAGCACCACCACAGCTACGGTCCGACGGGCAGCGGCAGCGTCGTGCTGAACCTCGGCGGGAGCTCCGGCGCGCTGATCATCTACACCGGACGGGACCTGCACGGCCGGGAGATCGAGATCAGCCGGGGGGACGAGGAGCGGCGTACGCACTCGGCGGTGCGGGAGCGCCACGTCCGCGACGGGGTGTTCCACAGTGCCGTCTATCCGGATCTTGAGGCGGGCCTCTATACCGTCTGGTGGGACGATCGGACGTCGGCCGGAGCCGTCTCCGTCACCGGTGGCGCGATCGCCGAATTCGTCTGGCCGAGCAGCTCTCCGCTGGGGACCGGCTGA
- a CDS encoding DUF4331 domain-containing protein encodes MSSHREAPEIAKDPVADSSDLYAFVSPDHPDTVTLIANYVPLQLPSGGPNFFEFGDDVRYEIHIDNDGDGYPDVTYRFEFRTEITNPNSFLYNTGPIESLDSKNWNRRQFYRLTRVADGKEHVLAHKLPCPPCNVGPLSTPKYHDLVRQATYRLSTGEKVFAGQRADGFFVDLGAIFDLGTLRPFQQLHVAGKKIFKTEGEPVNALDRMNVHSIAVQVPLSRVRRKAARYAAADRASTIGVWTSASRQQVRVLGDRVAADTAAGPFTQVSRLGNPLFNEVVVPMPTKDLWNTLPPAEDKRFARFVEQPELAALLPALYPGVFPNLDALNKSKKPRADLVAILLTGIPAGLIDGFTNATGDVQADMLRLNTAIRPNRKPDRFGVLGGDLAGFPNGRRVGDDVVSIALRAIAGLTVPLVDKSFKPDAAAAAVTPGLSAADVTAPFLGDFPFLGTPYDGFNNPPAAKS; translated from the coding sequence ATGTCCTCCCACCGCGAAGCCCCGGAGATAGCCAAGGATCCGGTCGCCGACAGCTCCGACCTGTACGCGTTCGTCAGTCCCGATCATCCGGACACGGTCACGTTGATCGCCAACTACGTGCCGCTGCAGCTCCCCTCCGGCGGTCCGAACTTCTTCGAGTTCGGTGACGACGTGCGGTACGAGATTCATATCGACAACGATGGCGACGGCTATCCCGATGTGACGTACCGGTTCGAATTCCGTACCGAGATCACGAATCCGAACAGTTTTCTCTACAACACCGGGCCGATCGAGTCGCTGGACAGCAAGAACTGGAACCGGCGGCAGTTCTACCGGCTGACCCGGGTGGCCGACGGCAAGGAGCACGTGCTCGCGCACAAGCTGCCCTGCCCGCCGTGCAACGTCGGTCCGCTCTCCACCCCGAAGTACCACGACCTGGTCCGGCAGGCCACGTACCGCCTCTCCACCGGGGAGAAGGTCTTCGCCGGGCAGCGGGCGGACGGCTTCTTCGTCGACCTCGGCGCGATCTTCGACCTCGGTACGCTGCGGCCGTTCCAGCAGTTGCACGTGGCCGGCAAGAAGATCTTCAAGACCGAGGGAGAGCCGGTCAACGCGCTGGACCGGATGAACGTGCACAGCATCGCCGTGCAGGTGCCGCTGAGCCGGGTCCGCCGCAAGGCCGCCCGGTACGCCGCCGCCGACCGGGCCTCGACGATCGGCGTGTGGACGTCCGCCTCGCGGCAGCAGGTGCGAGTGCTCGGCGACCGCGTCGCCGCGGACACCGCCGCCGGTCCCTTCACCCAGGTCTCCCGGCTCGGCAATCCGCTGTTCAACGAGGTCGTCGTGCCGATGCCCACGAAGGACCTGTGGAACACGCTGCCGCCCGCGGAGGACAAGCGGTTCGCCCGGTTCGTCGAGCAACCGGAGCTGGCCGCCCTGCTGCCGGCGCTCTACCCGGGCGTCTTCCCCAATCTGGACGCGCTGAACAAGTCGAAGAAGCCGCGGGCGGACCTGGTGGCGATCCTGCTGACCGGCATCCCGGCCGGCCTGATCGACGGCTTCACCAACGCGACCGGCGACGTCCAGGCCGACATGTTGCGGCTGAACACGGCGATCAGGCCGAACCGCAAGCCGGACCGGTTCGGGGTGCTCGGCGGCGACCTGGCCGGCTTCCCGAACGGCCGCCGGGTCGGCGACGACGTGGTGAGCATCGCGCTGCGGGCCATCGCCGGGCTCACCGTGCCGCTCGTGGACAAGTCGTTCAAGCCGGACGCCGCGGCGGCGGCGGTCACCCCGGGGTTGAGCGCCGCCGACGTGACGGCCCCGTTCCTGGGTGACTTCCCGTTCCTCGGCACTCCGTACGACGGGTTCAACAACCCGCCGGCGGCGAAGTCCTGA